In Moorella sp. Hama-1, a single genomic region encodes these proteins:
- the recR gene encoding recombination mediator RecR produces MHYPEPLSKLIAALGRLPGIGPKTAQRLAFHLLKVPANEARSLAAAILEARQKTIYCSICGNYTDQDPCRLCSDPERDHACICVVEEARDIMALEKTRQYRGVYHVLQGAISPVDGIGPEQLRIKELLARVQDGRVREVILATNADVEGESTALYLDKLLKNMGVKVTRLAYGLPVGGDLEYADEVTLARAFAGRREIE; encoded by the coding sequence ATGCATTACCCGGAACCCCTTAGCAAGCTTATTGCCGCCCTGGGACGCCTGCCCGGCATCGGGCCCAAGACGGCCCAGCGCCTGGCCTTCCATCTTCTCAAGGTTCCGGCCAATGAAGCCCGGAGCCTGGCGGCAGCCATCCTGGAAGCGCGCCAGAAAACCATCTATTGCTCCATCTGTGGTAACTATACTGATCAAGACCCCTGCCGCCTCTGCAGCGACCCGGAGCGGGATCACGCCTGCATCTGCGTCGTCGAGGAAGCCCGGGACATCATGGCCCTAGAGAAGACCCGCCAGTACCGAGGGGTCTACCACGTTCTCCAGGGCGCCATCTCCCCTGTAGATGGGATTGGTCCGGAACAGCTGCGTATCAAGGAACTCCTGGCCAGGGTCCAGGACGGCCGGGTCCGGGAGGTCATCCTGGCTACCAACGCCGATGTGGAGGGGGAGTCGACGGCCCTCTACTTGGACAAACTCTTAAAAAATATGGGGGTTAAGGTTACCCGCCTGGCCTACGGCCTGCCTGTCGGCGGCGATCTGGAATACGCCGACGAAGTGACCCTGGCCCGGGCCTTTGCCGGCCGCCGCGAGATAGAATAG
- a CDS encoding DUF2508 family protein yields the protein MELGLREELAGVAEAIREAREEWLAAQRFFAEVTEPDLVDQAIFRLEAAERRYMYLWKVVRNRGKALGNPLINT from the coding sequence ATGGAACTGGGACTCAGGGAGGAACTGGCAGGGGTGGCCGAGGCCATCAGGGAAGCCAGGGAGGAATGGCTGGCGGCCCAGCGTTTTTTTGCTGAAGTAACGGAGCCGGACCTGGTGGACCAGGCCATCTTCCGGCTGGAAGCGGCGGAAAGAAGATATATGTACCTGTGGAAAGTAGTGCGTAACCGGGGAAAAGCTTTGGGAAATCCGTTGATAAATACGTAA
- a CDS encoding pro-sigmaK processing inhibitor BofA family protein, which produces MAGETIQLLFAALFLLFLVYLLGSIFLKPLKLVFKILINSFFGLLILWAFNFFGAYFHFFIPLNWLTVLIAGFLGLPGLVLLIFLRLVLGS; this is translated from the coding sequence GTGGCTGGCGAGACCATCCAGCTTCTCTTTGCGGCCCTCTTTCTTCTCTTCCTGGTTTATCTCCTGGGTAGTATCTTTCTTAAACCCCTGAAGCTGGTCTTTAAGATTCTAATCAACTCTTTCTTCGGCCTGCTCATCCTCTGGGCCTTTAACTTTTTCGGCGCCTATTTTCACTTTTTTATCCCTTTGAACTGGTTGACGGTTTTAATCGCCGGCTTCCTGGGACTGCCCGGCCTGGTCCTGCTAATCTTTTTACGTCTGGTCCTGGGGTCCTGA
- a CDS encoding transketolase C-terminal domain-containing protein: MVAQGTKPITGEQRAFMTGNEVVAWAALAAGADIMYGYPITPQNEIMHYWTRLAPKYDRGFLQTEDEIAAGFTTAGGVLAGKRAFTATAGPGNVLMQEAMSMAEMMRLPTVVVVTQRGGPSTATVIYSQQELNLTCSGGNGEGLRIVYSTSSHEDLFHYTIKAFNTAWKYRFPTFVLGDGYQSKMREPVTIYDPETRGITMAESRPMVGLPGLPGVEREPAHLRNTFNLEDELYERLTASIEDYRAMTPEVVEWEAGTVDDAELLIIAHGVVSRAARAAVTALREAGVKAGYFRPITLRPFPEEALQPIAARVRRILVVESAYGQLERQVRASLYGLETPISSYLRPGMGITPEEILRVARQEPARQT; this comes from the coding sequence ATGGTTGCTCAAGGCACGAAACCCATTACCGGCGAGCAGCGGGCCTTTATGACCGGCAATGAAGTTGTCGCCTGGGCTGCCCTGGCGGCCGGAGCCGACATTATGTACGGCTACCCCATTACCCCTCAGAACGAGATTATGCACTACTGGACCCGCCTCGCCCCTAAATACGACCGGGGTTTTTTACAAACCGAAGATGAAATCGCAGCCGGCTTTACTACCGCAGGTGGGGTCCTGGCCGGTAAAAGGGCCTTTACGGCTACCGCCGGGCCCGGTAACGTCCTGATGCAGGAGGCCATGTCCATGGCTGAGATGATGCGCCTGCCGACAGTAGTGGTCGTGACCCAGCGGGGCGGCCCGTCTACAGCTACGGTAATCTATTCCCAGCAGGAACTCAACCTGACCTGCTCTGGCGGCAATGGAGAGGGGTTAAGGATTGTCTATTCCACCTCCTCCCACGAAGACCTCTTTCACTATACCATTAAGGCCTTCAATACCGCCTGGAAATACCGCTTCCCCACCTTTGTCCTGGGGGACGGTTACCAGTCCAAGATGCGGGAACCGGTTACCATCTATGACCCGGAGACCAGGGGTATTACCATGGCAGAGAGCCGGCCGATGGTCGGCCTGCCGGGCCTGCCCGGGGTAGAGCGTGAGCCGGCCCATCTGCGCAATACCTTTAACCTGGAGGATGAACTCTACGAACGCCTGACGGCGTCAATTGAAGACTACCGGGCTATGACCCCGGAGGTGGTGGAGTGGGAAGCCGGCACCGTTGACGACGCGGAACTGCTAATTATTGCCCATGGGGTTGTTTCCCGGGCTGCCCGGGCGGCCGTTACCGCCCTGCGGGAGGCCGGCGTCAAGGCCGGCTACTTCCGGCCCATCACCCTACGGCCCTTCCCGGAGGAAGCCCTGCAACCCATAGCTGCCAGGGTGCGCCGGATCCTGGTGGTCGAATCGGCCTACGGCCAGCTGGAACGCCAGGTCAGGGCCAGCCTTTACGGCCTGGAGACGCCCATTAGCAGCTACTTGCGCCCGGGCATGGGCATCACCCCGGAGGAAATCCTGCGCGTAGCCCGCCAGGAACCAGCCAGGCAAACGTGA
- a CDS encoding thiamine pyrophosphate-dependent enzyme — translation MALAAQPQMPRVWRAETKPHKFCPGCGHGIILKALGEAIDALGIQDRTIFGCDIGCSLLSWDFFNLDTIQTHHGRTTPVLVGMKRVRPELVVVSYMGDGGAYAIGAQHLVSSAVRNDLVTIIVVNNTQYGMTGGQMAPTTLPGQKTETTPYGRNVKLTGRPMLGPELVAAIASPGAYVARGSIANVIQLKNFIQKGLQNQIEGRGLSFIEALSACPTNWRTNAAETWHFVEKEMAAYFPTGELLTPDEVKGERPREESPGEP, via the coding sequence ATGGCCCTGGCTGCCCAGCCCCAGATGCCCCGGGTCTGGCGGGCGGAGACCAAACCCCATAAGTTTTGCCCCGGTTGCGGCCACGGCATCATCCTCAAGGCCCTGGGCGAAGCCATCGACGCCCTGGGAATCCAGGACCGGACCATCTTTGGCTGCGATATCGGCTGCTCCCTCCTTTCCTGGGACTTCTTCAACCTGGATACTATCCAAACCCATCACGGCCGGACAACTCCTGTCCTGGTGGGGATGAAACGGGTGCGCCCGGAACTGGTGGTAGTTTCCTACATGGGTGACGGCGGCGCCTATGCCATCGGCGCCCAGCACCTGGTCAGCAGTGCTGTACGTAACGACCTGGTAACCATTATCGTCGTTAATAATACCCAGTACGGCATGACCGGGGGGCAAATGGCGCCCACCACCCTACCGGGGCAGAAAACCGAGACTACCCCCTATGGCCGCAACGTCAAATTGACGGGGCGACCCATGCTGGGACCGGAACTGGTGGCGGCCATTGCCTCGCCGGGGGCTTATGTGGCCAGAGGCAGCATCGCCAATGTTATCCAGCTCAAGAATTTCATTCAGAAAGGCTTGCAGAACCAGATAGAGGGCCGGGGGCTTTCCTTCATCGAAGCCCTGTCCGCCTGCCCCACCAACTGGCGTACCAATGCCGCCGAAACCTGGCACTTCGTCGAAAAGGAGATGGCCGCCTATTTTCCCACCGGGGAATTGCTGACCCCTGACGAAGTAAAGGGTGAACGGCCCCGGGAGGAATCACCTGGTGAACCTTAA
- a CDS encoding 2-oxoacid:acceptor oxidoreductase family protein, translating into MNLNIKIALAGEGGQGVQSIAEILTEAAYHEGYQALYIPNFGVEQRGGVSVAFVQVSNDPVSAPKFTTGDIVVALSHRAVERVQQYTGPATTLVYDASLEDDVRQLYGAQQKRLAIPALEIAQKEMHPRVFNVIILGVLVGLTGFLERPAIEQALERQFGHKFAQDPILRDLNYRALERGYHLATEPAGFTSSP; encoded by the coding sequence GTGAACCTTAACATTAAGATTGCCCTGGCCGGGGAAGGGGGCCAGGGGGTTCAGTCCATAGCTGAGATCCTTACGGAAGCAGCCTACCATGAAGGCTACCAGGCCCTGTATATCCCCAATTTTGGGGTTGAGCAAAGGGGCGGTGTGTCGGTGGCCTTTGTCCAAGTGAGCAATGATCCTGTGAGTGCGCCCAAGTTTACCACCGGGGATATCGTCGTGGCTCTGAGTCACCGGGCCGTCGAGCGCGTCCAGCAATATACCGGCCCGGCGACGACCCTGGTTTACGACGCCAGCCTGGAAGACGATGTGCGGCAGCTATATGGTGCGCAGCAAAAGCGCCTGGCCATCCCGGCCCTGGAGATAGCCCAGAAGGAGATGCATCCCCGGGTTTTTAATGTCATTATCCTGGGGGTACTGGTGGGACTAACGGGTTTTCTGGAACGTCCAGCCATCGAGCAGGCCCTGGAGCGCCAGTTCGGTCATAAATTTGCTCAGGATCCCATCCTGCGGGATCTCAACTACCGTGCCCTGGAGCGTGGTTACCACCTGGCGACTGAGCCTGCAGGCTTTACCTCCAGCCCATAG
- a CDS encoding 4Fe-4S dicluster domain-containing protein, whose amino-acid sequence MRVAFKAIVTENGKGIFHLFPALCKGCGLCIEKCPVDTIGWAKQLGAFGTPVVEPGHGKPCIACKKCQLVCPDAAIWIERRVTGKRPAPKEGSMLHAVQGGAT is encoded by the coding sequence ATGAGGGTAGCCTTTAAGGCGATCGTTACCGAGAACGGCAAGGGGATCTTTCATCTTTTCCCGGCCCTGTGTAAAGGCTGCGGGCTGTGTATCGAGAAATGTCCGGTGGACACCATCGGTTGGGCAAAACAGCTGGGGGCCTTCGGTACGCCGGTGGTCGAGCCCGGTCACGGCAAGCCCTGCATTGCCTGTAAGAAGTGCCAGTTGGTCTGTCCCGACGCCGCCATCTGGATTGAGCGCCGCGTTACCGGGAAGCGGCCTGCCCCTAAAGAAGGCTCAATGTTGCACGCCGTCCAGGGTGGTGCAACCTGA
- a CDS encoding FAD-binding oxidoreductase — protein MIDQATLGELVSIVGKENVLTSKISLNTYMYDASLVYGQPDVITYVKNPQEIAAILKLASAKKIPVTPRGGGTCLSGGAVPQRGGIVLVMTKMNRILEIDPENRVAVVEPGVTNMELQKAVAPYGLVYMPDPASQKVSTMGGNLGENSGGMRGIKYGLTKDHIIGMELVLSSGEIVQIGGKLEPIAQELNLNAIIIGSEGNLGVATKIICKLTPAPKANRTMLASYNTLEDAGTSVSAIIAQGIIPCTLELMDNKIINAVEDWLHIGLPTKAGAILLIEVDGWDAGLDRQAEQIMAICRENGATDIKLAQNARERDDLWTARRMSIGAIGRLAPNYDMEDATVPRTKLPLILKEVGRLSEEYNVPIGMLAHAGDGNLHPLVLFDERDKEEMARVEKVRAALFRCALDLGGTLSGEHGIGLAKLNFVPWAFNQEELQFLRRERLAFDPSDTLNAGKTVPETAA, from the coding sequence ATGATCGATCAAGCAACTCTGGGTGAACTGGTAAGTATTGTTGGCAAGGAAAATGTCCTCACTTCTAAAATTTCCCTGAATACCTACATGTACGACGCCTCCCTTGTTTACGGCCAGCCTGATGTTATTACCTATGTTAAGAATCCACAAGAGATAGCAGCTATTTTGAAACTGGCCAGCGCCAAAAAGATCCCGGTGACCCCCCGGGGCGGGGGTACCTGCTTGAGCGGCGGTGCCGTACCCCAGCGGGGGGGGATTGTCCTGGTAATGACCAAAATGAATCGCATCCTGGAGATCGATCCGGAAAACCGGGTGGCAGTGGTCGAGCCAGGTGTCACCAATATGGAACTGCAGAAGGCTGTGGCTCCTTACGGTCTGGTCTATATGCCGGACCCGGCCAGTCAGAAGGTATCCACCATGGGCGGTAATTTGGGGGAAAACTCCGGCGGCATGCGGGGCATCAAGTACGGCCTGACCAAGGATCACATTATTGGTATGGAGCTGGTCTTATCCAGCGGGGAAATTGTGCAAATTGGGGGCAAATTGGAACCTATAGCCCAGGAACTCAACCTCAACGCCATTATTATCGGTTCGGAAGGCAACCTGGGTGTGGCTACTAAGATTATCTGCAAACTAACCCCGGCACCGAAGGCCAACCGCACCATGCTGGCCTCCTACAACACCCTGGAGGATGCGGGGACCTCCGTTTCCGCCATCATCGCCCAGGGCATAATCCCCTGTACCCTGGAGCTTATGGATAACAAGATTATTAATGCCGTCGAAGACTGGCTGCACATCGGCCTGCCCACCAAGGCGGGGGCTATTCTCCTCATCGAAGTTGACGGCTGGGACGCCGGCCTGGATCGCCAGGCCGAGCAGATCATGGCCATCTGCCGCGAAAATGGAGCAACAGATATCAAACTGGCCCAGAACGCCCGGGAACGGGATGACCTCTGGACGGCACGGCGGATGTCCATTGGGGCCATCGGTCGCCTGGCTCCCAACTACGATATGGAGGACGCCACCGTACCCCGCACCAAGCTGCCGTTAATTCTCAAGGAAGTCGGCCGCTTGAGCGAGGAGTATAATGTCCCCATTGGCATGCTGGCCCACGCCGGGGACGGCAACCTGCACCCCCTGGTATTATTCGACGAGCGGGATAAGGAGGAAATGGCCAGGGTGGAAAAGGTCCGGGCTGCCCTCTTCCGTTGCGCCCTGGACCTGGGAGGCACCCTGTCGGGCGAACATGGTATCGGCCTGGCCAAGCTGAATTTTGTCCCCTGGGCCTTTAACCAGGAGGAGCTCCAGTTCCTGCGCCGGGAACGCCTGGCCTTCGATCCCAGTGATACCTTAAACGCCGGTAAAACTGTTCCGGAAACGGCAGCCTGA
- a CDS encoding FAD-binding oxidoreductase, whose product MRQEIIAALEKIVGQENCRVDEAVRRQHGLGEKALPDAVLFPGDSQQVAAIIKLAAGEGLPVTPWGAGTMAPRGLLPLEGGLAINLTRMNKILEYDYENMTAYVEAGLSLKDLREALRVHNLYWPVEPVEPDTCTVGGCVATSASGPSKLGYGDTKFHILGLEVVLPTGEIIRTGGKTVKNVQDYDNTRFLAGSWGSLGIITRVILKLRPIPEKETTLFLPCRDLEGAIAAARTIRNETLAIALELLDSLAVKAMDQAGYHSDGQGPALLAFFNGFTEQVEAQVAYLREKFKDARILEGEEAAAAWEARRQLWPQFAGATGAILASVTVPFTALAEFLAKARAELDQNRKGAALVAHFGNSHVHILLDQAPKDLDGVRELVDRLASLAENLGGYLILDNTGDLSYTRRRVASRGRIIFELLQRVKAAFDPKGIMTPNSKVLAYVTTDTRAVS is encoded by the coding sequence ATGCGGCAGGAGATTATTGCAGCTCTGGAAAAGATCGTCGGCCAAGAGAACTGCCGGGTGGATGAGGCCGTACGGCGGCAACACGGCCTGGGGGAGAAGGCCCTGCCTGACGCCGTCCTATTTCCCGGTGACAGCCAGCAGGTAGCAGCTATAATAAAGCTGGCCGCCGGGGAGGGCCTTCCGGTTACTCCCTGGGGTGCCGGCACCATGGCTCCCCGGGGCCTGCTGCCCCTCGAAGGGGGCCTGGCTATCAACCTTACCCGCATGAACAAGATCCTGGAGTATGACTATGAGAATATGACGGCCTACGTGGAAGCAGGCCTCAGCCTGAAAGATTTACGGGAGGCCCTGCGGGTCCACAACCTGTACTGGCCCGTAGAACCGGTAGAACCGGACACCTGCACCGTTGGCGGGTGCGTGGCCACCAGCGCCTCCGGTCCCAGTAAACTGGGTTACGGTGATACGAAGTTCCACATTCTGGGCCTGGAGGTTGTGCTGCCCACCGGGGAGATTATCCGCACCGGCGGCAAGACGGTGAAGAATGTCCAGGATTATGATAATACCCGCTTTTTGGCGGGTTCCTGGGGGAGCCTGGGGATTATCACCAGGGTCATCTTGAAGTTGCGGCCCATACCCGAGAAGGAGACAACCCTTTTCCTGCCCTGCAGGGATCTAGAAGGAGCCATTGCAGCGGCCCGGACCATCAGGAACGAGACCCTGGCCATCGCCCTGGAACTCCTGGATAGCTTGGCCGTGAAGGCCATGGACCAGGCCGGTTACCACTCCGACGGGCAAGGCCCGGCCCTCCTGGCATTCTTTAACGGTTTTACGGAACAGGTGGAGGCCCAGGTGGCTTACCTTAGAGAAAAATTTAAAGACGCCCGGATTTTGGAAGGAGAAGAGGCAGCGGCTGCCTGGGAGGCGCGGCGGCAACTCTGGCCGCAGTTTGCCGGCGCCACGGGGGCTATCCTGGCCAGCGTCACGGTACCCTTTACGGCCCTGGCCGAGTTTTTAGCGAAAGCCCGGGCGGAACTGGACCAGAACCGTAAAGGGGCGGCCCTGGTAGCTCACTTTGGTAACAGCCATGTGCATATCCTCCTGGATCAGGCACCAAAAGACCTGGACGGCGTCCGGGAGCTGGTGGATCGCCTGGCCTCCCTGGCGGAAAACCTGGGCGGTTACCTGATTCTGGATAATACCGGGGATTTGAGCTATACCCGGCGCCGGGTAGCATCCAGGGGCCGGATCATCTTTGAGCTTTTGCAACGGGTCAAGGCGGCCTTTGATCCCAAGGGCATCATGACCCCCAACAGTAAAGTCCTGGCCTATGTTACTACGGATACCAGGGCAGTTTCTTAG
- a CDS encoding (Fe-S)-binding protein: MVKTFREREEDIVRCNRCGFCEEVCPTYKATGEEFSLARGRNRLMRQSMEGKLDLTREPEINQHIYSCLLCGACVAACPSSVITDTLVKAARAEITRANGQPFPIRMALRGVLANQRRLTLGAKALRFYQRSGARWLARHTGFLNLMGSLGKAEGLLPAIPEKTLRDRLPQLLKKPLKPRHKVAYFAGCMINNFFSAVGEATLRVYQENNIEVVVPTSNCCGIPHEAYGDTEMHIKLAKENLDAFSRYEVEAVVTDCASCAHGLHSYAELLQDDPHYGPLAAELAAKVKDASQYLVEVGYKKEMGPVNATVTYHDPCHAVRGLKVKEQPREILKSIPGVKFVEMNEADWCCGGAGSYNVTHYDLSRKILARKMANFEKTGAEYLATSCPACLMQLAHGLDVHHLPGRAIHVMQLLDQAYQNRVVRNKAKAG; this comes from the coding sequence ATGGTAAAAACCTTTCGCGAACGGGAAGAGGATATTGTTCGTTGCAATAGGTGCGGTTTCTGTGAAGAGGTATGCCCCACTTACAAGGCTACGGGAGAAGAATTTTCCCTGGCAAGGGGTCGCAACCGCTTGATGCGTCAATCTATGGAAGGCAAACTCGACCTCACCAGGGAGCCCGAGATTAACCAGCATATCTACTCCTGCCTCCTCTGCGGCGCCTGCGTGGCCGCCTGCCCCTCCTCGGTCATTACGGATACCCTGGTGAAGGCCGCCCGGGCGGAGATTACCCGGGCCAACGGCCAGCCCTTCCCCATCCGCATGGCCCTGCGGGGGGTTCTGGCCAACCAGCGCCGCCTCACCCTGGGAGCTAAAGCCCTGCGTTTTTACCAGCGGAGCGGTGCCCGCTGGCTGGCCCGCCACACCGGTTTCCTCAACCTGATGGGTTCCCTGGGCAAGGCCGAAGGGTTACTGCCGGCCATCCCGGAAAAGACCCTGCGGGACCGGTTGCCCCAGCTCTTAAAGAAGCCCCTGAAACCCCGGCATAAGGTGGCCTACTTTGCCGGCTGCATGATTAATAATTTCTTTAGCGCCGTTGGCGAAGCCACCTTGCGGGTCTACCAGGAGAATAATATCGAGGTGGTAGTACCAACTTCCAACTGCTGCGGCATTCCCCACGAGGCCTATGGCGACACGGAGATGCATATTAAGCTGGCCAAAGAAAACCTGGACGCCTTCAGCCGCTACGAAGTAGAAGCGGTGGTAACCGACTGTGCCAGCTGCGCCCACGGTCTCCACAGTTATGCCGAACTCCTCCAGGACGACCCCCACTACGGCCCCCTGGCGGCGGAACTGGCGGCCAAGGTTAAGGACGCCTCCCAGTACCTGGTGGAGGTAGGTTATAAGAAAGAGATGGGACCAGTTAATGCTACCGTTACCTACCATGATCCCTGCCATGCCGTCCGGGGCTTGAAGGTCAAGGAACAGCCGCGGGAGATCTTGAAGAGCATCCCGGGGGTTAAATTCGTGGAAATGAATGAGGCCGACTGGTGCTGCGGTGGGGCCGGTTCTTACAACGTCACCCATTATGACCTTTCCCGTAAGATCCTGGCCCGTAAGATGGCCAACTTTGAGAAGACGGGGGCCGAGTACCTGGCCACCTCCTGCCCGGCCTGCCTCATGCAACTCGCCCATGGCCTGGATGTCCATCACCTGCCCGGCCGGGCTATCCATGTCATGCAGCTCCTGGACCAGGCTTACCAAAACCGGGTAGTACGGAATAAAGCCAAGGCCGGTTGA
- a CDS encoding polysaccharide deacetylase family protein produces the protein MILLWRWYRIGRVLIPVLLFFLGLLLGAWLADHQPLATLVGRTNRLLPIYSVGTTEKKVALSFDATWGAEYTPKLLATLKQHGVKTTFFLTNIWLKKYPDVAKQIAADGHEIGLHSASHPHFTALGEAEMERELQENSRMVTEVTGYKAELFRPPFGDYNDAVIRTVERLGYRAIQWDVDSLDWQEQMTATDIYNRVVKGIKPGSIVLFHNNGRYTADVLGPLLDKLKADGYQVVPVGQLIIKGDYYVDHAGVQRTGR, from the coding sequence ATGATCCTGTTATGGCGCTGGTACCGGATAGGCAGGGTCCTGATCCCGGTGCTTTTGTTTTTCCTGGGGCTCCTGCTGGGGGCCTGGCTGGCCGATCACCAGCCCCTGGCGACCCTGGTGGGCCGTACCAACAGGCTGCTACCCATCTATAGCGTGGGCACAACGGAAAAAAAGGTGGCGCTGTCCTTTGACGCTACCTGGGGGGCGGAGTATACTCCTAAACTGCTGGCCACCCTGAAACAGCATGGTGTCAAGACGACCTTCTTTCTAACCAATATCTGGCTCAAGAAATACCCTGACGTGGCCAAACAAATCGCTGCCGACGGCCACGAGATCGGCCTGCATTCGGCCTCCCATCCCCATTTTACCGCCCTGGGCGAGGCGGAAATGGAAAGGGAGTTGCAGGAGAACAGCCGGATGGTTACGGAGGTAACGGGTTATAAGGCGGAGCTCTTCCGGCCGCCCTTTGGCGACTATAATGATGCCGTCATCCGGACGGTGGAAAGGCTGGGCTACCGGGCCATCCAGTGGGACGTAGATTCCCTGGACTGGCAGGAGCAGATGACAGCCACGGATATCTATAACCGGGTCGTCAAGGGCATCAAGCCGGGCTCCATAGTCCTCTTCCATAATAACGGCCGCTATACGGCCGATGTCCTGGGGCCGCTCCTGGATAAGCTGAAGGCCGACGGCTACCAGGTGGTACCGGTGGGGCAGCTGATTATTAAAGGCGACTATTATGTGGACCATGCCGGCGTCCAGCGTACCGGGCGGTAG